AATGATCCCGCTTTCTGTTTCAAGATATCCAAGCGCTATGTCAACCGGGAACTCTGTTCCATCCTTCTTCAAACCATAGAGCCCAAGCTCAACTCCCATAAGTCGTATACGGGGTTTTTCTATGAAATGTTTCAGGTGTTCATCATGACGTTTCCTGAAGCGCTCCGGTATCAGGATGTCAACCGATCTATTGATGAGTTCTTTTTTAGCATATCCAAATAGATTCTCTGCCTGCGCATTTGCCTGTAAGATTATCCCTTTATTGTTAACAATGATTATGGCATCAGGGGAAAAATCGAATATACCCTTGAACAACATTTCCGGTTTAATTATATTTTCAGTAAATATATTTTCGTTTGTCTTATCTTCATCTTTCATGTTTCCTCCCTGAAGAGACTTTTATTATCTTCTCTCTGAACATTTACAATATTATTTATTATCTGTTTGTTGATAAAACCATCAGATACTGATATTATCGAATAGTTTCACTCTGCTCTTGGATAGTGAATATATATTGATAGGGTCATCTTCCAACCGAGGTGAATAATATGGATTTGTTCTGGAGCGGCCTGGCAAGGCGTGCATCTGAATATACAAGGGTTGAGAGGAGAAGCCAGTTCAGCGGAGTTCATGAAATTGCCCTTCAAAGTTCAAAAATGGAAAACCAGGAATGAAAATATACAGTGTTTTCCTATTTTTCAACAACCTGTCAGTAAGGGTACATGTATGTCCTGAATGTGGTTTGATATTGAAGCGAGACCATGTTTCTGCAACCATAATAGGTAATAGAGGAACAACAACAGTACCTACGGACTGTGGGGAATTAAAGCCTGCGGAGAGCAGTCAATGGACACTCAGAGATGCAGGAAGCCCCTCAATTTATTGAGGGGAGGATGTCACAATAGTTTTATTACTCTTAAACGATTTATTAATTTAAAGCTCGGAAATTTTTAAAAAGTGTTGGAGATAACTGAGGACTGAAAGATATTAGAGGAAAAGCAACCAGGTTCAACAACATAGCAGGTGTATACCGGCAATGGGGAAAGCTCCAGCTGGCGCTCGAATACTTCCAAAAAGCTCTGGAGATAGATGAGAAACTAAAGGATATCAGGGGAAAAGCAGCCAGGTTTAACAATATCGGTGGTGTGTACCTGCAATTGGGCAAACTTGCGCAGGCACTCGAATACTTTCAAAAAGCGCTGGGGATATATGAGGAACTGAAGGATATCAAAGGAAAAGCAACCAGTCTCAACAACATTGCATGCGTTACCAGGACTGGGGTATGCCGGAACAGGCACTTGAATATTTTCAAAAAGCGCTACAGATGGATGAGGAACTGAAGGATACCAGAGGGAAAGCAACCAGACTTAGCAATATTGGTAGTGTTTATCAGGATCTGGGCAAATCTGAAAAAGCACTGGAATCTTTTTATAAAGCGTTGGAGATAGCTGAAGAACTCAAGGATACCAGAGGAAAAGCAACAGACATCATCAACATCGCAGATGTGTACCAGGACCTGGGCAACCATGATAAAGCACTTGAATACTTTCAAAAAGCGCTACAGATTGATGAGGAGCGAAAGGACATCAGAGGGAAAGCAATCAGGTTTAATAACATCGGAATTGTGTACCAGCAATGGGGCAAGCCTGAACAGGCGCTGGAATATTTCCAAAATGCGCTGGAAATGGATGAGGAACGCAAGGATATCAGGGGAAAAGCAACCAGGCTTAACAACATTGGAATTGTATACCAGCAATGGGGCAAGCCCGATAGAGCACTGGAGTATTTTCAAAAGGCACTGGAGATAGCGCAGGAGCAAAAGGACATCAAAGGTATAGCAACCAGGCTTAACAACATCGCAGGTGCGTATCAGGACTGGGGCAAGCCTGAGCAGGCGCTTGAGTACTTTCAAAAAGCTCTGGAGATAGATGAGAATTTGAATGATATCAGGGGAAAAGCAACCAGGCTTAATAGTATCGGAATTGTTTACCATGAATGGGGAAAACCCGGGAAAGCGCTGGAATACTATCAGAAGTCATTAAAGTTGTTTGAAGAACTCAAAGATCCTGAAAGTATTGATGATATTATGAAAAATATCAAAAATCTCAGGCTGAGTTAATGAATATTATAAAATTTACCAGTAAAAAAGGTTACTGATCACCACAGATCAATTTCCCCAAAAACTTCGTGTACATCACGAGATCATCTACCCTTATATTCTCATCATCCGCATGTGCA
This Candidatus Methanoperedens sp. DNA region includes the following protein-coding sequences:
- a CDS encoding tetratricopeptide repeat protein; its protein translation is MRGKATRFNNIAGVYRQWGKLQLALEYFQKALEIDEKLKDIRGKAARFNNIGGVYLQLGKLAQALEYFQKALGIYEELKDIKGKATSLNNIACVTRTGVCRNRHLNIFKKRYRWMRN
- a CDS encoding tetratricopeptide repeat protein, which translates into the protein MRYQDWGMPEQALEYFQKALQMDEELKDTRGKATRLSNIGSVYQDLGKSEKALESFYKALEIAEELKDTRGKATDIINIADVYQDLGNHDKALEYFQKALQIDEERKDIRGKAIRFNNIGIVYQQWGKPEQALEYFQNALEMDEERKDIRGKATRLNNIGIVYQQWGKPDRALEYFQKALEIAQEQKDIKGIATRLNNIAGAYQDWGKPEQALEYFQKALEIDENLNDIRGKATRLNSIGIVYHEWGKPGKALEYYQKSLKLFEELKDPESIDDIMKNIKNLRLS